Proteins co-encoded in one Colletes latitarsis isolate SP2378_abdomen chromosome 2, iyColLati1, whole genome shotgun sequence genomic window:
- the Pmca gene encoding plasma membrane calcium-transporting ATPase 3 isoform X10, giving the protein MATIDGRPAKYGISLKQLRELMDNRGHEGVNKINSYGGVQEICKKLYTSPSEGLSGSAADIQHRRDTFGSNSIPPKPPKTFLQLVWEALQDVTLIILEVAALVSLGLSFYHPADEEENSMEDDEAKYGWIEGLAILISVIVVVLVTAFNDYSKERQFRGLQSRIEGEHKFSVIRQGEVKQISVSDIVVGDICQIKYGDLLPADGVLIQSNDLKVDESSLTGESDHVKKGGSFDPMVLSGTHVMEGSGKMLVTAVGVNSQAGIIFTLLGAAVDHQEQEIKKMKKEAKKQRKKKSLTGDEAAEITGNSHVSGGGGKHEGGENHQAASQGGGGEGKKEKSVLQAKLTKLAIQIGYAGSTIAVLTVVILVIQFCVTTFVMEGKTWKNKYAGDLVRHLIIGVTVLVVAVPEGLPLAVTLSLAYSVKKMMKDNNLVRHLDACETMGNATAICSDKTGTLTTNRMTVVNSYICEKMSKTIPKFSDIPSHIGNYIIQAISINSAYTSRIMPSQDPTELPLQVGNKTECALLGFVVALGMNYQTIRDDQPEETFTRVYTFNSVRKSMSTVVPRKGGGYRLFTKGASEIIMKKCAFIYGRDGHLEKFTKEMQDRLVKNVIEPMACDGLRTISIAYRDFVPGKAEINQVHIDNEPNWDDEENVVNNLTCLCIVGIEDPVRPEVPDAIRKCQKAGITVRMVTGDNINTARSIALKCGILKPNEDFLILEGKEFNKRIRDSNGEVQQHLMDKVWPKLRVLARSSPTDKYTLVKGIIDSKASVSREVVAVTGDGTNDGPALKKADVGFAMGIAGTDVAKEASDIILTDDNFSSIVKAVMWGRNVYDSIAKFLQFQLTVNVVAVIVAFIGACAVQDSPLKAVQMLWVNLIMDTLASLALATELPTPDLLLRRPYGRTKPLISRTMMKNILGQAVYQLTVIFMLLFVGDKMLDIETGRGVAQAGGGPTQHFTVIFNTFVMMTLFNEFNARKIHGQRNVFQGIFTNPIFYSIWIGTCLSQVVIIQYGKMAFSTKALTLEQWMWCLFFGVGTLLWGQVVTTIPTRKIPKILS; this is encoded by the exons ATGGCAACAATAGATGGCCGACCGGCCAAATATGGTATCTCTCTCAAGCAACTTCGTGAGCTTATGGATAACCGAGGACATGAAGGTGTCAATAAAATCAATAGCTATGGTGGTGTGCAGGagatttgtaaaaaattatatacTTCACCCAGTGAAG GTCTCAGTGGATCAGCGGCAGATATCCAACACAGACGTGACACATTTGGTTCGAATTCAATACCACCAAAACCACCAAAAACTTTTCTACAGTTAGTGTGGGAAGCTTTGCAAGATGTGACGTTAATCATCTTGGAAGTAGCAGCATTGGTTTCGTTAGGTCTTAGTTTTTATCATCCTGCCGATGAAGAGGAAAATT CAATGGAAGATGATGAAGCAAAATATGGTTGGATTGAGGGACTTGCTATATTAATTTCTGTGATTGTGGTGGTATTAGTAACAGCTTTCAATGATTATTCTAAGGAAAGACAATTTAGGGGCCTCCAAAGTCGGATAGAAGGGGAACATAAATTCTCGGTCATTCGGCAAGGGGAAGTCAAACAGATCTCTGTGTCCGACATAGTTGTTGGTGATATATGTCAG ATAAAGTATGGAGACCTGCTGCCAGCAGATGGTGTTCTTATACAAAGCAACGATCTCAAAGTGGATGAATCCAGTTTAACTGGAGAGTCGGACCATGTTAAAAAAGGGGGATCATTTGATCCTATGGTACTCTCAG GTACACACGTGATGGAGGGTTCTGGAAAAATGTTAGTAACTGCAGTAGGTGTTAACTCACAGGCTGGTATTATCTTTACTTTGTTGGGTGCTGCCGTTGATCATCAAGAACAAGAAATTAAGAAGATGAAGAAGG AGGCTAAGAAGCAGCGGAAGAAGAAGTCATTAACAG GAGATGAAGCTGCAGAAATAACCGGAAACAGCCATGTAAGTGGAGGAGGGGGCAAACACGAGGGCGGGGAGAACCACCAAGCAGCCAGCCAAGGGGGTGGAGGTGAAGGAAAGAAGGAGAAAAGTGTTCTCCAAGCCAAGCTAACTAAACTCGCCATACAAATCGGTTACGCCGGCTCGACCATAGCAGTGCTTACCGTTGTCATTCTAGTCATTCAGTTCTGCGTAACGACGTTTGTCATGGAGGGGAAAACTTGGAAAAATAAATATGCTGGTGATCTAGTACGACATTTGATCATTGGTGTAACGGTACTTGTAGTCGCCGTTCCCGAAGGTCTTCCTCTAGCTGTCACCTTGTCTCTCGCTTATTCCGTTAAG AAAATGATGAAAGACAACAACTTGGTACGTCACTTGGACGCTTGCGAAACGATGGGCAACGCTACTGCAATTTGTTCGGACAAGACTGGTACCCTGACAACCAATCGGATGACCGTCGTTAATTCGTACATATGCGAGAAGATGAGTAAGACGATTCCAAAGTTCTCGGACATACCGAGCCACATTGGAAACTATATAATACAAGCTATCTCTATTAATTCGGCGTACACATCCAGAATAATGCCCTCGCAAGACCCTACAGAGTTGCCGCTTCAAGTCGGCAATAAAACCGAATGTGCCTTACTTGGATTCGTAGTAGCCCTGGGCATGAACTATCAGACGATACGAGACGATCAACCTGAGGAAACCTTCACGCGGGTGTACACGTTCAATAGCGTTAGGAAGAGCATGTCTACCGTCGTTCCGAGGAAAGGTGGTGGATATAGGCTTTTCACCAAGGGCGCTTCCGAGATCATCATGAAGAA ATGTGCCTTTATATATGGTCGCGATGGTCATTTGGAGAAATTTACCAAAGAGATGCAAGACCGTCTGGTAAAGAACGTAATCGAACCAATGGCGTGCGACGGGCTTCGTACCATCTCCATTGCTTATCGCGACTTCGTTCCTGGCAAGGCAGAGATCAATCAAGTTCACATCGACAACGAGCCGAATTGGGACGATGAGGAGAATGTGGTGAACAACCTGACGTGTCTTTGCATTGTCGGTATCGAGGATCCGGTTCGTCCTGAGGTGCCAGACGCGATCAGGAAGTGTCAGAAAGCGGGCATAACCGTGCGAATGGTGACGGGAGACAATATTAATACCGCACGATCGATTGCTCTGAAATGCGGGATCTTGAAGCCGAACGAGGACTTCCTTATTCTCGAGGGCAAAGAGTTCAACAAGAGGATCAGAGACAGCAACGGCGAGGTGCAGCAACACCTTATGGACAAAGTGTGGCCGAAATTGAGAGTGCTGGCCAGATCGTCGCCCACGGATAAGTACACGCTCGTGAAAGGCATAATAGACAGTAAAGCGAGCGTGAGCCGCGAGGTCGTCGCTGTAACCGGCGACGGAACGAACGACGGTCCTGCTCTGAAGAAGGCGGATGTCGGTTTTGCCATGGGTATCGCCGGTACCGATGTCGCTAAAGAAGCTTCCGATATCATTTTAACGGACGATAATTTCTCCTCGATCGTGAAAGCAGTTATGTGGGGTAGAAACGTCTACGATAGTATAGCGAAGTTCTTGCAGTTTCAGCTGACTGTCAATGTCGTCGCTGTTATAGTTGCTTTTATCGGAGCATGTGCAGTGCAAGATTCTCCCCTTAAAGCGGTGCAGATGTTGTGGGTGAACCTAATCATGGACACATTAGCGTCTCTCGCTTTGGCCACCGAATTGCCTACGCCTGATCTTCTTCTTCGCAGACCGTATGGTCGCACGAAACCACTCATCTCCAGGACAATGATGAAGAACATCCTTGGTCAAGCAGTCTATCAGTTGACCGTTATTTTTATGCTTCTTTTCGTTG GTGATAAGATGCTCGACATCGAAACAGGCCGAGGGGTAGCACAAGCTGGCGGCGGTCCAACGCAGCACTTCACCGTCATCTTCAACACGTTCGTCATGATGACTCTTTTCAACGAATTTAACGCCAGGAAAATCCACGGTCAGCGTAATGTCTTCCAAGGAATATTCACCAACCCCATCTTTTATTCTATCTGGATCGGCACGTGTCTATCGCAG GTAGTTATCATACAATACGGTAAAATGGCGTTCAGCACGAAAGCTCTCACTTTAGAACAATGGATGTGGTGCCTGTTCTTCGGAGTCGGCACTCTATTGTGGGGCCAAGTAGTTACGACTATTCCTACGCGCAAGATTCCTAAAATCCTTTC
- the Pmca gene encoding plasma membrane calcium-transporting ATPase 3 isoform X7 → MATIDGRPAKYGISLKQLRELMDNRGHEGVNKINSYGGVQEICKKLYTSPSEGLSGSAADIQHRRDTFGSNSIPPKPPKTFLQLVWEALQDVTLIILEVAALVSLGLSFYHPADEEENSMEDDEAKYGWIEGLAILISVIVVVLVTAFNDYSKERQFRGLQSRIEGEHKFSVIRQGEVKQISVSDIVVGDICQIKYGDLLPADGVLIQSNDLKVDESSLTGESDHVKKGGSFDPMVLSGTHVMEGSGKMLVTAVGVNSQAGIIFTLLGAAVDHQEQEIKKMKKEAKKQRKKKSLTGDEAAEITGNSHVSGGGGKHEGGENHQAASQGGGGEGKKEKSVLQAKLTKLAIQIGYAGSTIAVLTVVILVIQFCVTTFVMEGKTWKNKYAGDLVRHLIIGVTVLVVAVPEGLPLAVTLSLAYSVKKMMKDNNLVRHLDACETMGNATAICSDKTGTLTTNRMTVVNSYICEKMSKTIPKFSDIPSHIGNYIIQAISINSAYTSRIMPSQDPTELPLQVGNKTECALLGFVVALGMNYQTIRDDQPEETFTRVYTFNSVRKSMSTVVPRKGGGYRLFTKGASEIIMKKCAFIYGRDGHLEKFTKEMQDRLVKNVIEPMACDGLRTISIAYRDFVPGKAEINQVHIDNEPNWDDEENVVNNLTCLCIVGIEDPVRPEVPDAIRKCQKAGITVRMVTGDNINTARSIALKCGILKPNEDFLILEGKEFNKRIRDSNGEVQQHLMDKVWPKLRVLARSSPTDKYTLVKGIIDSKASVSREVVAVTGDGTNDGPALKKADVGFAMGIAGTDVAKEASDIILTDDNFSSIVKAVMWGRNVYDSIAKFLQFQLTVNVVAVIVAFIGACAVQDSPLKAVQMLWVNLIMDTLASLALATELPTPDLLLRRPYGRTKPLISRTMMKNILGQAVYQLTVIFMLLFVGDKMLDIETGRGVAQAGGGPTQHFTVIFNTFVMMTLFNEFNARKIHGQRNVFQGIFTNPIFYSIWIGTCLSQVVIIQYGKMAFSTKALTLEQWMWCLFFGVGTLLWGQVVTTIPTRKIPKILSWGRGQPDDIGAINLGDEKFDPDSDKKPRKGQILWLRGLTRLQTQILSRKMLHGVHCQTLSPVPFFLSILPSRTRSRLPCFRLQVEFASFAV, encoded by the exons ATGGCAACAATAGATGGCCGACCGGCCAAATATGGTATCTCTCTCAAGCAACTTCGTGAGCTTATGGATAACCGAGGACATGAAGGTGTCAATAAAATCAATAGCTATGGTGGTGTGCAGGagatttgtaaaaaattatatacTTCACCCAGTGAAG GTCTCAGTGGATCAGCGGCAGATATCCAACACAGACGTGACACATTTGGTTCGAATTCAATACCACCAAAACCACCAAAAACTTTTCTACAGTTAGTGTGGGAAGCTTTGCAAGATGTGACGTTAATCATCTTGGAAGTAGCAGCATTGGTTTCGTTAGGTCTTAGTTTTTATCATCCTGCCGATGAAGAGGAAAATT CAATGGAAGATGATGAAGCAAAATATGGTTGGATTGAGGGACTTGCTATATTAATTTCTGTGATTGTGGTGGTATTAGTAACAGCTTTCAATGATTATTCTAAGGAAAGACAATTTAGGGGCCTCCAAAGTCGGATAGAAGGGGAACATAAATTCTCGGTCATTCGGCAAGGGGAAGTCAAACAGATCTCTGTGTCCGACATAGTTGTTGGTGATATATGTCAG ATAAAGTATGGAGACCTGCTGCCAGCAGATGGTGTTCTTATACAAAGCAACGATCTCAAAGTGGATGAATCCAGTTTAACTGGAGAGTCGGACCATGTTAAAAAAGGGGGATCATTTGATCCTATGGTACTCTCAG GTACACACGTGATGGAGGGTTCTGGAAAAATGTTAGTAACTGCAGTAGGTGTTAACTCACAGGCTGGTATTATCTTTACTTTGTTGGGTGCTGCCGTTGATCATCAAGAACAAGAAATTAAGAAGATGAAGAAGG AGGCTAAGAAGCAGCGGAAGAAGAAGTCATTAACAG GAGATGAAGCTGCAGAAATAACCGGAAACAGCCATGTAAGTGGAGGAGGGGGCAAACACGAGGGCGGGGAGAACCACCAAGCAGCCAGCCAAGGGGGTGGAGGTGAAGGAAAGAAGGAGAAAAGTGTTCTCCAAGCCAAGCTAACTAAACTCGCCATACAAATCGGTTACGCCGGCTCGACCATAGCAGTGCTTACCGTTGTCATTCTAGTCATTCAGTTCTGCGTAACGACGTTTGTCATGGAGGGGAAAACTTGGAAAAATAAATATGCTGGTGATCTAGTACGACATTTGATCATTGGTGTAACGGTACTTGTAGTCGCCGTTCCCGAAGGTCTTCCTCTAGCTGTCACCTTGTCTCTCGCTTATTCCGTTAAG AAAATGATGAAAGACAACAACTTGGTACGTCACTTGGACGCTTGCGAAACGATGGGCAACGCTACTGCAATTTGTTCGGACAAGACTGGTACCCTGACAACCAATCGGATGACCGTCGTTAATTCGTACATATGCGAGAAGATGAGTAAGACGATTCCAAAGTTCTCGGACATACCGAGCCACATTGGAAACTATATAATACAAGCTATCTCTATTAATTCGGCGTACACATCCAGAATAATGCCCTCGCAAGACCCTACAGAGTTGCCGCTTCAAGTCGGCAATAAAACCGAATGTGCCTTACTTGGATTCGTAGTAGCCCTGGGCATGAACTATCAGACGATACGAGACGATCAACCTGAGGAAACCTTCACGCGGGTGTACACGTTCAATAGCGTTAGGAAGAGCATGTCTACCGTCGTTCCGAGGAAAGGTGGTGGATATAGGCTTTTCACCAAGGGCGCTTCCGAGATCATCATGAAGAA ATGTGCCTTTATATATGGTCGCGATGGTCATTTGGAGAAATTTACCAAAGAGATGCAAGACCGTCTGGTAAAGAACGTAATCGAACCAATGGCGTGCGACGGGCTTCGTACCATCTCCATTGCTTATCGCGACTTCGTTCCTGGCAAGGCAGAGATCAATCAAGTTCACATCGACAACGAGCCGAATTGGGACGATGAGGAGAATGTGGTGAACAACCTGACGTGTCTTTGCATTGTCGGTATCGAGGATCCGGTTCGTCCTGAGGTGCCAGACGCGATCAGGAAGTGTCAGAAAGCGGGCATAACCGTGCGAATGGTGACGGGAGACAATATTAATACCGCACGATCGATTGCTCTGAAATGCGGGATCTTGAAGCCGAACGAGGACTTCCTTATTCTCGAGGGCAAAGAGTTCAACAAGAGGATCAGAGACAGCAACGGCGAGGTGCAGCAACACCTTATGGACAAAGTGTGGCCGAAATTGAGAGTGCTGGCCAGATCGTCGCCCACGGATAAGTACACGCTCGTGAAAGGCATAATAGACAGTAAAGCGAGCGTGAGCCGCGAGGTCGTCGCTGTAACCGGCGACGGAACGAACGACGGTCCTGCTCTGAAGAAGGCGGATGTCGGTTTTGCCATGGGTATCGCCGGTACCGATGTCGCTAAAGAAGCTTCCGATATCATTTTAACGGACGATAATTTCTCCTCGATCGTGAAAGCAGTTATGTGGGGTAGAAACGTCTACGATAGTATAGCGAAGTTCTTGCAGTTTCAGCTGACTGTCAATGTCGTCGCTGTTATAGTTGCTTTTATCGGAGCATGTGCAGTGCAAGATTCTCCCCTTAAAGCGGTGCAGATGTTGTGGGTGAACCTAATCATGGACACATTAGCGTCTCTCGCTTTGGCCACCGAATTGCCTACGCCTGATCTTCTTCTTCGCAGACCGTATGGTCGCACGAAACCACTCATCTCCAGGACAATGATGAAGAACATCCTTGGTCAAGCAGTCTATCAGTTGACCGTTATTTTTATGCTTCTTTTCGTTG GTGATAAGATGCTCGACATCGAAACAGGCCGAGGGGTAGCACAAGCTGGCGGCGGTCCAACGCAGCACTTCACCGTCATCTTCAACACGTTCGTCATGATGACTCTTTTCAACGAATTTAACGCCAGGAAAATCCACGGTCAGCGTAATGTCTTCCAAGGAATATTCACCAACCCCATCTTTTATTCTATCTGGATCGGCACGTGTCTATCGCAG GTAGTTATCATACAATACGGTAAAATGGCGTTCAGCACGAAAGCTCTCACTTTAGAACAATGGATGTGGTGCCTGTTCTTCGGAGTCGGCACTCTATTGTGGGGCCAAGTAGTTACGACTATTCCTACGCGCAAGATTCCTAAAATCCTTTC